From one Coxiella-like endosymbiont genomic stretch:
- a CDS encoding outer membrane protein produces MLKKFAIGATAVATFGLCADALADSMDSSGSDGTGFYVRGEGSYGWADSKANKVIGFPAGIVAPLGIQPTLRTNNKKSRGFTGRIGASYSINQYFGIETSFSVYHPAYRSLTFKGNLPLPQGTGTGAVKTSLYAFDLMGKATIPFNNFYAFVEGGGAYVHAKNSALTANFGNNPITFLKASSKGFVRPKVGAGIGYNLISNLAVDVSYSRIFGKGSISSPNYLSNLNTTMVGLTYKF; encoded by the coding sequence ATGTTGAAAAAATTTGCAATCGGCGCAACAGCTGTTGCCACTTTTGGTCTTTGCGCCGATGCTTTAGCTGATTCGATGGATTCATCGGGTTCCGATGGTACTGGTTTTTACGTTCGCGGCGAAGGAAGTTACGGATGGGCTGACTCCAAAGCTAACAAAGTTATTGGTTTTCCAGCCGGAATTGTAGCTCCACTGGGTATACAACCTACATTAAGAACCAATAATAAAAAAAGTCGTGGATTTACGGGTCGTATTGGTGCCAGTTATAGCATCAACCAATATTTTGGTATTGAAACCAGTTTTAGCGTATACCATCCAGCTTACCGATCTCTGACTTTCAAAGGTAATCTTCCTTTACCTCAAGGAACCGGTACGGGAGCTGTAAAAACTTCCTTGTATGCTTTTGACTTAATGGGAAAAGCAACCATCCCCTTCAATAATTTTTACGCTTTTGTAGAAGGCGGTGGTGCTTACGTTCACGCAAAAAATAGTGCTTTAACAGCAAACTTTGGTAACAATCCAATAACCTTCTTAAAAGCAAGTTCTAAAGGTTTTGTTCGACCCAAAGTTGGTGCGGGTATTGGTTACAACCTTATTTCCAATTTAGCTGTTGATGTTTCCTATTCTCGTATTTTTGGAAAAGGCTCCATTAGCAGTCCTAATTATTTATCTAACTTAAACACCACCATGGTCGGTTTAACTTATAAGTTTTAG
- a CDS encoding polyprenyl synthetase family protein, producing the protein MINFISTYQDRINHQLENLLPDRAQSPERLHQAMHYAVMSGGKRLRPLLVYATGLSFEAEPKRMDSAACAIELIHCYSLVHDDLPAMDNDDYRRGKPTCHRAFDEATAILVGDALQSLAFEILAREDSTRLVAILARASGSLGMAGGQQLDLGGKGNEFVYQLKTGALFGAAIELGALCANCTNEIVLPKLRELGTTIGLIFQWQDDLDDQIEMDTKTQNFIGERIDLLFNKTEQLVGTLSGNTTFINLIINSLSQNHRQKGA; encoded by the coding sequence ATGATTAATTTTATATCAACCTATCAAGATCGTATTAATCATCAACTGGAAAATTTATTACCGGATCGCGCGCAATCGCCTGAACGTCTCCATCAGGCGATGCATTATGCCGTTATGTCAGGAGGGAAGCGTTTACGTCCCTTATTGGTTTATGCAACAGGTCTTTCTTTTGAAGCTGAGCCAAAGCGAATGGATAGCGCAGCTTGTGCTATTGAACTTATTCATTGTTATTCATTGGTTCATGACGATTTGCCGGCAATGGACAACGATGATTACCGGCGAGGAAAGCCCACTTGTCATAGAGCTTTTGATGAGGCAACGGCTATATTAGTAGGCGATGCTTTGCAGTCGTTGGCCTTTGAAATATTAGCTCGAGAAGACAGTACTCGTTTAGTAGCCATTTTAGCGCGTGCTTCAGGTTCTTTAGGTATGGCTGGCGGCCAACAACTCGATTTAGGTGGTAAAGGTAATGAGTTTGTTTATCAATTAAAAACAGGTGCCTTATTTGGTGCGGCTATTGAACTAGGTGCGCTTTGCGCCAACTGCACGAATGAAATCGTACTTCCAAAATTGCGTGAACTGGGTACAACTATTGGATTAATTTTTCAATGGCAAGATGATTTGGATGATCAAATTGAAATGGATACAAAAACGCAAAATTTTATTGGCGAACGTATTGATTTATTATTTAACAAAACAGAGCAATTAGTAGGAACTTTAAGTGGCAATACAACTTTTATTAATTTGATAATTAATTCTTTATCTCAAAATCATCGACAAAAAGGTGCTTAA